The nucleotide window gtatatatatatgtatatatatatgtatgtatatatatatatatgtatatgtatatatgtatatgtatatatatatatatgtatatatatatatgtatatatgtatatatatatatatatatatgtatatatgtatatatatatatgtatatatatatatgtatatatatatatgtatatatatatatgtgtatatatatatatgtgtatatatatatatgtgtatatatatatatgtatatatatatgtgtatatatatgtgtatatatatatgtgtatatatatgtatatatatatgtgtatgtatatatatatatatgtatatatatatatgtatatatatatatatgtatatatatatgtgtatatatatatgtatatatatatatgtatatatgtatatatgtatatatatgtatatgtatatatatgtatatgtatatatatgtatatatatatgtatatatatgtatatgtatatatatgtatatgtatatatatgtatatgtatgtatatatatatatatatgtatatgtatatatgtatatgtatatatatatgtatatacatatgtatatgtatatgtatatgtatatgtatatatatatgtatatgtatatgtatatgtgtatatatatatgtatatatatatgtatatgtatatatatatgtatatatatgtatatgtatatatatatgtatatgtatatatatatgtatatgtatatgtatatatatatgtatgtatatgtgtatgtatatgtatatatatgtgtatatatatatgtatatatatgtatatatatatatgtatatatatgtatatatatgtatatatatatgtgtgtatatatatgtatatgtatgtatatatatatgtgtatatatatgtatgtatatatatgtatgtatatatatatatgtatgtatattaggggtgtgaattgcctagtacctgacgatccgattcgtatcacgattcacaggtcacgattcgattcgataccgattaatcccgatacgaatggtcacgattcgataccgattaatcccgatacgaatttataagtcgattgttgcgatttttttccattcgattgttgcgatttttttccattcaaatttagaaaatactatcagtaaatttgtacatgtacactgtaagatttgtataaatatatttatctaaaacttgaggcttataaccgtgagccactgtacacaaacagtttgcaatctgtttcacatttgaacagcattaaaataaaaatattaaggcttaatgtgccgttcatataacattcttccatgctcaaggtgtgaatcctaaaaaaaaaaaaaaaaaaaaaaaaaaaaaaaatccccccaaaaaaatcgattctgccgattattgaatcgattcgagaatcgcgcgatgtagtatcgcgatatatcgccgaatcgattttttttaacacccctaatgtgtatatatatatgtatgtatatatatatatgtatgtatatatatatatgtatgtatgtatatatgtatatatatatatgtatatatatatatgtatatatatgtatatatgtatatatatgtatatatatatatgtatatatatgtatatatgtatatatatgtatatgtatatatatatgtatatatgtatatatatgtatatgtatatatatatgtatgtatatgtatatatatatatgtgtatgtatatgtatatatatatgtatatatatatgtatgtatatgtatatatatatgtgtatatatatatgtatatatatgtatgtatatatatgtatatatatatgtatatatatatatgtatatatatatgtatatatatgtatatatatgtatatatatatgtgtgtatatatatgtatatgtatgtatatatatatgtgtatatatatatgtgtgtatatatgtatgtgtatatatgtatgtatatatatgtatgtatatatatgtatgtatatatatatatatgtatatatatgtatgtatatatatgtatgtatatatatatatgtatgtatgtatatatatatgtatatatatatatatatgtatatatatatatgtatatatgtatatatatgtatatatatatatgtatatatgtatatatgtatatatatgtatatatgtatatatatgtatatgtatatatatatgtatatatgtatatatatatatgtatatatatatatgtatatatgtatatatatatatgtatatgtatatatatatatgtatatatatatatgtatatgtatatatatatgtatatatatatatgtatatgtatatatatatgtatatatatatatgtatatgtatatatatatatatatatatatatgtatatatatatatatatatatgtgtgtgtgtgtgtgtgtgtgtgtacacatatgtaccccgcgacccttgtgaggaataagcggtcgagaaaatggatgtatggatatacatatgtattataattaaatatattttattatattattttaagtatttataattaatttttaatttataattaatACAAATTTATCTATAAATCGAATATATATGCGAAAGGAAATGTTTGTTTGCATTTATTAACCTGAGGCGCATTTCCATCCACTTGAGGTTGGTGGCGCCATGTTGGGACATGGCCTGAAAGACAGACAACAACTTTGACTTCTCTTGTCCCGTCCTGTCCTGTCGTACGCGTTCAcctggttgctatggaaacgcTGGCGCGCGTGCATCAAGCGTCTGTCGGCCTCGCGAAGTTCCGCTCGTCTCTTGTGGAGGGTGCGCTCCACGCACGCCACCTCTGCGCACAACGGCGACACACTCctacgcacacgcacacttacACACGAACACGTATGCAAgcatgtgggggtgtgtgtgtgggtgtgtgtgcgtgctacCTGTTGGCGTGGCGCGGCGCTTTGCCGTTGGCGCCCCGTGATGGACAGCAAGCCCCGCCTCCTGCAGAAATTCTCTGATGGGTTTGCCATCACGTAACCTCGTCAACACACAGCAAATGACACACCCATCTTTCCATTGCGCTCTCACCCGTCCCAGTGCCAGCTCCTTCAGCTCCGCCTCCAGCCCCGCCTTCTCCGCCCGGAGCGCAGCCTGCTGGCGCACCATCTCCTGCCGACGTGCGCGGCAACAAACGTGAAAATGATTGGCCGGCAAAACGGACCACTTCCAGTTGGGCGGGCGGGGTCAAAGGTCACCTGAGCGTGAGCACCGGTCTCTTCCCGCATCCTCCTGCGGCGTCTTTCCGAGTCCCCCAGGTGGCGCCGAAGACTTTCATTCTCGGCCTGCAGGCGGGCcatctggaaggaaaaaaacgtGCCGATGACGTAATTAGTCAGGGATGTGATGACGTAATTAGTCAGGGATGTGCGATGAATCCAAATTCAATTGCAATTTCAATTACTACGCTCCACAATTTCGGATTTTGGAATTTGGGGAAGTGGCACACCCACTTTGAGGTGAAGTTTTCCAACGTACTCCTCAAGTCCAGCCAGGAGTCCCTCCATGTCCTTCTGCAGGAGATCCTTGGACAACATCTGCCCTGAAGGCCACACGACAAGACACGTGCTCACCAGGAGAAAGAGCAAGACAAGAAGGAGgacaaagaggaagaggagcaggAAGAGGAGAAAGAGAAGAAGGAAAACAAGGACAAGGAGAAGGAAAACAGGGACGagaaggagggggaggaggaggagaacgaGAATGAGGAGGACAAGAAGACGGAGGAGGACAAGAAGGAGGACggggagaaagaaagaaaacgaggaggatgaggagaaaGGAGGAAAATGAGGAGAAAGAAGGAAAACAAGGACGAAGAGAACAAGAAGGAGGACGATGAGAAGAAGGACAAGGAGAAAGAGAAGGAAAACGAAGAGGACGAcaaggaggaggatgaggagaaagaaagaaaatgaggaggaagagagcaaggagaagaaagaggaggatgagaaggAGGATGAGGAGAACAAGAAGAAGGACAATGAGGAGAAAAGGAAAACGAGGAGGGGGATGAAAAAGAGAAGGAAAATGAGGAGGAGGACAAGAAGACGGAGGACGCCGacgagaaggaggaggaagagagcaagaagaaggacgaggaggaggatgaggacgacgaggaggaggacgatGAGAAGGAGGACGAGGAGAAAGAAGGAAAATGAGGACGACGAGGAGGATGAGAAAGAGAAGGAaaatgaggatgaggaggacaaggacgacgaagaggaggaggaagagagcaAGGAGGAGGATGAGAAGGAGGAGAACGAGAAGGACgatgaggaggacgaggagaaaGAAGGAAAACGAGGACGACGatgagaaagaggaggaggacaagACGACGGAGGGCGACGACGAGAAGGAGAAAGAGAGCAAGGAGAAGGACGAGAAGGAGGACAAGGAGAACAAGAAGGAGGACGACGAGGACGGTgagaaggaggaggacgaggagaaaGAAGGAAAACGAGGAGGACAAGAAGGAGGACGACGATAAGAAGGCGGCCTGCGATTATCCGCCGCTTGCGCTCACCGTCAGCCAGTTGGCGCCCCAACTCTTGGATCTCTCGCGTTTCCGCGGAGATGCGTGAGAGGAAGTCGTCAAGGTGAGCGTCTGCATTGACCATCTCCTCGCACTCAACATGGACGGTCTtcttcatcaccatcatcatcatcagccaaACAGGATTTCCATTCACATTAATGAGGAAagttacacttttatttttggagGCCCAATTGGACCTCAAAACGTTCGTCAGGATACTCTTTCTCCCCACTTAGTGAAGAATATTTTGGTGTGTTTGGTTTGACTGACAATTCCAAGCTTACATCAAAATGGCCAACTTACTCATGACACATTGAACTTCGCATGCTTGTAATGTGATTAtttggatttcaaaatgtgGTGACTACTACAATAAGCTGTCTGCTTTCTCATTTAaaacaattcagaatcgattttaaatttccccaaatcgatttgatttcaattatttgatCCTGTAATGTCCTTTTTTGTGTACTGGGAGCGGTGTTCATATTGGGGGGCTTGACAAAaacgggccgggcgaacgtgtcagctgcgtgacgtcactcccgcggcaatttgaaagcatgcacggatttttttttcccactcactcgTTCACAAAcctaagcttctgtgagtgaggtgagtgagtgagtggaaaaaaaaaaaatccttgcgtgcgttcaaattgccgcgggagtgacgtcaagcttctgtgagtgaggtgagtgagtgagtggaaaaaaaaaaaaatccttgcgtgcgttcaaattgccgcgggagtgacgtcacgcagccgacccGTTCGGccagccccgtttgcgacacgccccccctccgctctgcgattggctggagggttgtaaatactgtctttccacagaaacgtcccgctgtttacaaaacaaacacaaaatggcaaaatacaggcctcggggggggggggggggggggttaggacgaaattaccacaaaagattaacaaaaacacagatgtgtagactgagagaaagttaaaatgtgtacatcctgtatttaaaaagtgcattttcctgagtgaatccggcagacagcctctTTAATATGTGACTAATGTGCTAAATTTAAAAGTAGAATCTTGTAGCCATAAAGTCATAACGTACCTGAAAGTTACATGCGTTATTATGTGGGGTaaatcaatactttttttttttttttttttttttttttttttttttttactttgtaacGAATCAGCGGATGTCAACGAGAAAACGATGACTCATTCGTGTttacaagacaaaaaaacataatacgGTCAAGAAGACTCAATGTGTGCCGCATAAATCATAATGTATGTCGTAATAATGATTGACAAATATTACTATGTGTGGTTTGTGAGAATTAATAATGATTGCGACGAATCAGCTGATGGCAAGGCGAAAACAATGGATGTAAACGAGGTTCACAAGattccagtttaaaaaaaaaaaaaaaagctccgagAAGAAAACTGAAATTAACTTACTGAAAGAAACAGGCAAGAGGTCAGGCCAACGAATGGCTTCAACTCAGTCATCAGTTTTACGTTACTGAGTTCGAGGCAGACAACCTTAACGTCGTTAGCCTAGCCGAGTTAGCGCATTACAAGAGAAGCGCAACAACAAGAGCACACGTACTTCCGATTTCTTACGTCAACATAAAATTTATCGTGATTTTAATTCTTGAATGCTGGATAAAGACATGAAAGCGTGGCACAATAACGGAATTAATAATTCTAACCATAATCTGTGCGTTGTATTTCTTCCACATTTTGACTAATATTTGTCTTCGAATCTCCAACATGAGTAtcattaaacttttattttgtaaaacttAAAGGCGAAAGCAGATGTACGTCCGGTGGCGTCACTACATGGCAAATGTCAAAACGTCGCAGAGCTGATTTCAAGCCGAAAATCAGGTCGGTGGAAGTCTTTCGATTCTTTCACTTTCTTAGAATTGAATATACTGTAGAAAGAAATATTCTTTCACTAAATGGCGGTCATGTAATATATGTGATGAATGATCGGTTTTTGATTTGCTTACGCTTTACACGGACTTGTGCTTGTAACGTAGtatattacatattattataTGAGTAGTAACTAGTAATATAATGGTTTTGAAGAACGTGTCTCTTCCTACTGATTAATGATTTAAGCATcatttacatatatttatattgaCATGCAGGCTGCTAGGAAGCAGCAAAGTGATGACATCTGattggaaaacaacaacaacaacaacaacaaagccatGACAAAATAATTCACTTGCGTTTCAATTCAAACCGATTTCAAGTTCTGTGATTCAACTGGACATCATTTTTTGACCCGAATGCCCACCGAACATTCCATTTTATTTCCCTTCACATTTAGTGTCAGACAGTTATAATTGATTGATTTCATGTGAATGTGTAAAATGATCCATTTTACATACAAATAACTTTAAAAGATGCACATTGACAGActaatttgtatgtattttttttaaagaatgcaaATTTAAAAGGACATATAGTTTAACacgaacaatatttaaaaatacaattggttaattcattgcaaaaaaaatccaaaatactgtaaTACTGTACAAACTTAAAACAAATTATACAAACATTGACAGTCATTAATTTTGTACTGATGCTTTTAAACATTGgatttattgcaaataatgACTATTTGTAAAGAGTAAATTCATGCTTCTACATATACTAAAGTGATTTTTTGActcgaacaattttcagcagtgaaaagctcatattttgtccaaaattaatttgctaacttcattatttttccgtgtacaattaataccattaaaaactattttttactcttgctgtcgactgatgatcacatcacctgtgctgaggaagtaggtaacggccaatcatggctcaccagttttctgggtttggtcagcaaactgaaccatgattggtcgttatcaggtgatgtcatcatcagtcgacagcaagtagaaaaatgactttttaaagattGTAATACATGAAAAAGTAATGAAGTTACctcattaattctagacaaaatatgaactttttactgctgaaaattgttgattaaaaactaTTTCAAAACCCGTGGGCAGGATTTTATTCTGAAgtggcttggtcagaaccatcacatttctgaaaattatttttttactttgctttattaatttattctgTTTATTCTggcacctcttttttttccatttgaaaaATGCGTCCAGGAGCCCAGCAGCCGATGGTCCAACGAAAGGCCGGTGAGCCCTCGGCACCTGCAGCGCGCGCGGCATGGAGGCGATGGCGCTGGAGCAGGTGGAGGCGCAGGTGGAGCGTCTGCTGGCCGGCCTCGGGTGCGAGGTGACGGAGTGCGACGTCGGCCTGGAGCAGAGCAAGCCGGCATCGCTCAGGAACAACGTCACCTACATTGTGTGCGCCGTCATCTTCAACGACAAGGTGATGaacgccaaaaaaaaacaatatatatatatatatatatatatatatatatatatatatatatatatatatatatatatatatatgtgtgtgtgtatataatcACACACTCgccgttgttttttgttttgttttgtttttagaggGCTGGGGAAATATTCCgagaaagaaaataaactttctaaagtggcagatttgcggaaaaacaaacaaaaaaaactca belongs to Festucalex cinctus isolate MCC-2025b chromosome 5, RoL_Fcin_1.0, whole genome shotgun sequence and includes:
- the LOC144018570 gene encoding uncharacterized protein LOC144018570 isoform X7, whose product is MTELKPFVGLTSCLFLSKTVHVECEEMVNADAHLDDFLSRISAETREIQELGRQLADGQMLSKDLLQKDMEGLLAGLEEYVGKLHLKMARLQAENESLRRHLGDSERRRRRMREETGAHAQEMVRQQAALRAEKAGLEAELKELALGRQRISAGGGACCPSRGANGKAPRHANRPCPNMAPPTSSGWKCASESCRMRRRTLGREQGRSISGRDQWRRC
- the LOC144018570 gene encoding uncharacterized protein LOC144018570 isoform X3, translating into MTELKPFVGLTSCLFLSTVHVECEEMVNADAHLDDFLSRISAETREIQELGRQLADGQMLSKDLLQKDMEGLLAGLEEYVGKLHLKMARLQAENESLRRHLGDSERRRRRMREETGAHAQEMVRQQAALRAEKAGLEAELKELALGRQRISAGGGACCPSRGANGKAPRHANSVRVRRSVSPLCAEVACVERTLHKRRAELREADRRLMHARQRFHSNQAMSQHGATNLKWMEMRLRVLQDEEADLRKRTRAEHQWPRPVEAVLREREAESQGLGTAVVHMAAHECKSNIYTVRTVKAKMIHSRQKIGGMTK
- the LOC144018570 gene encoding uncharacterized protein LOC144018570 isoform X4, with the protein product MTELKPFVGLTSCLFLSKTVHVECEEMVNADAHLDDFLSRISAETREIQELGRQLADGQMLSKDLLQKDMEGLLAGLEEYVGKLHLKMARLQAENESLRRHLGDSERRRRRMREETGAHAQEMVRQQAALRAEKAGLEAELKELALGRQRISAGGGACCPSRGANGKAPRHANRSVSPLCAEVACVERTLHKRRAELREADRRLMHARQRFHSNQAMSQHGATNLKWMEMRLRVLQDEEADLRKRTRAEHQWPRPVEAVLREREAESQGLGTAVVHMAAHECKSNIYTVRTVKAKMIHSRQKIGGMTK
- the LOC144018570 gene encoding uncharacterized protein LOC144018570 isoform X8 — encoded protein: MTELKPFVGLTSCLFLSKTVHVECEEMVNADAHLDDFLSRISAETREIQELGRQLADGQMLSKDLLQKDMEGLLAGLEEYVGKLHLKMARLQAENESLRRHLGDSERRRRRMREETGAHAQEMVRQQAALRAEKAGLEAELKELALGRRISAGGGACCPSRGANGKAPRHANRPCPNMAPPTSSGWKCASESCRMRRRTLGREQGRSISGRDQWRRC
- the LOC144018570 gene encoding uncharacterized protein LOC144018570 isoform X2; translation: MTELKPFVGLTSCLFLSKTVHVECEEMVNADAHLDDFLSRISAETREIQELGRQLADGQMLSKDLLQKDMEGLLAGLEEYVGKLHLKMARLQAENESLRRHLGDSERRRRRMREETGAHAQEMVRQQAALRAEKAGLEAELKELALGRRISAGGGACCPSRGANGKAPRHANSVRVRRSVSPLCAEVACVERTLHKRRAELREADRRLMHARQRFHSNQAMSQHGATNLKWMEMRLRVLQDEEADLRKRTRAEHQWPRPVEAVLREREAESQGLGTAVVHMAAHECKSNIYTVRTVKAKMIHSRQKIGGMTK
- the LOC144018570 gene encoding uncharacterized protein LOC144018570 isoform X1, which encodes MTELKPFVGLTSCLFLSKTVHVECEEMVNADAHLDDFLSRISAETREIQELGRQLADGQMLSKDLLQKDMEGLLAGLEEYVGKLHLKMARLQAENESLRRHLGDSERRRRRMREETGAHAQEMVRQQAALRAEKAGLEAELKELALGRQRISAGGGACCPSRGANGKAPRHANSVRVRRSVSPLCAEVACVERTLHKRRAELREADRRLMHARQRFHSNQAMSQHGATNLKWMEMRLRVLQDEEADLRKRTRAEHQWPRPVEAVLREREAESQGLGTAVVHMAAHECKSNIYTVRTVKAKMIHSRQKIGGMTK
- the LOC144018570 gene encoding uncharacterized protein LOC144018570 isoform X6; the encoded protein is MLSARRWSMQTLTLTTSSHASPRKRERSKSWGANWLTMARLQAENESLRRHLGDSERRRRRMREETGAHAQEMVRQQAALRAEKAGLEAELKELALGRQRISAGGGACCPSRGANGKAPRHANSVRVRRSVSPLCAEVACVERTLHKRRAELREADRRLMHARQRFHSNQAMSQHGATNLKWMEMRLRVLQDEEADLRKRTRAEHQWPRPVEAVLREREAESQGLGTAVVHMAAHECKSNIYTVRTVKAKMIHSRQKIGGMTK
- the LOC144018570 gene encoding uncharacterized protein LOC144018570 isoform X5 codes for the protein MTELKPFVGLTSCLFLSKTVHVECEEMVNADAHLDDFLSRISAETREIQELGRQLADGQMLSKDLLQKDMEGLLAGLEEYVGKLHLKMARLQAENESLRRHLGDSERRRRRMREETGAHAQEMVRQQAALRAEKAGLEAELKELALGRRISAGGGACCPSRGANGKAPRHANRSVSPLCAEVACVERTLHKRRAELREADRRLMHARQRFHSNQAMSQHGATNLKWMEMRLRVLQDEEADLRKRTRAEHQWPRPVEAVLREREAESQGLGTAVVHMAAHECKSNIYTVRTVKAKMIHSRQKIGGMTK